Proteins from a genomic interval of Rhodococcus rhodochrous:
- a CDS encoding TetR/AcrR family transcriptional regulator, producing MNTRPLPHADGRALPAANNRALPLADERLSERGDAARNRSRLLDAAALLVAERGVDAVTMDAVAARAGVGKGTVFRRFGSRAGLVRALLDHSEHEFQQGFLFGPPPLGPDADPLDRLIAFGRARIELVEVQGELLRAAESATDSRYTAPAHLVSLAHIDALLRAAGVAGDTRLLATSLVASLEATLVLHQWRELGHPLRRLADNWAELAHRVVTGRGIHENGSSAVP from the coding sequence GTGAACACTCGCCCCCTCCCGCACGCGGACGGTCGGGCGCTGCCTGCGGCGAACAACCGGGCCCTCCCTCTGGCGGACGAACGACTCTCCGAACGGGGCGACGCAGCGCGCAATCGTTCCCGTCTGCTCGACGCCGCCGCGCTGCTCGTCGCCGAACGCGGCGTCGACGCCGTGACGATGGACGCCGTCGCGGCGCGGGCCGGGGTCGGCAAGGGCACCGTCTTCCGCAGGTTCGGCTCCCGCGCCGGACTCGTCCGGGCGCTGCTCGACCACAGCGAGCACGAGTTCCAGCAGGGTTTCCTGTTCGGCCCGCCGCCGCTCGGCCCGGACGCCGATCCCCTGGACCGGCTCATCGCCTTCGGTCGTGCGCGCATCGAACTCGTCGAGGTGCAGGGCGAACTGCTCCGCGCGGCCGAATCCGCCACCGACTCCCGCTACACCGCTCCCGCCCACCTGGTCTCGCTCGCCCACATCGACGCGTTGTTGCGTGCCGCCGGTGTCGCCGGCGACACCCGATTGCTGGCGACCTCGCTGGTCGCGTCGCTCGAGGCCACCCTCGTGCTCCACCAGTGGCGCGAGCTGGGACATCCGCTCCGCCGACTCGCCGACAACTGGGCCGAACTGGCACACCGTGTCGTGACCGGCCGAGGTATCCACGAAAACGGGTCGAGCGCCGTACCGTAA
- a CDS encoding META domain-containing protein: MIRTFRVLTVVSLAAIAAACTTESDSTDGNSAEDLTGRTFVSTSVTGTQIPGDGPMVVEFPEDGRISATAGCNRFVGGVDLADGRVKASDLASTMMACLPEREGADAWLTTLFDAEPRWSLDGNTFTLTGDDITVSLEDEKVADPALPITGTEWVVTSLRTADAVVRSVALENAAPTLTLADDGTLTGNTGCNEIGGSAEVGDDVILFEPLTMTRAGCADPEVADIETHILNVLAGETTYTVQGSSMTLTAANGTDGLEFTAR; the protein is encoded by the coding sequence ATGATTCGCACATTCCGGGTGCTCACGGTCGTCTCCCTGGCGGCGATCGCTGCCGCGTGCACCACCGAGTCGGATTCAACCGACGGCAACTCCGCCGAGGACCTCACCGGCCGCACCTTCGTCTCGACGAGCGTGACCGGCACGCAGATCCCGGGCGACGGACCGATGGTCGTCGAGTTCCCGGAGGACGGACGCATCTCCGCGACCGCCGGCTGCAACCGCTTCGTCGGCGGCGTGGACCTGGCCGACGGGCGAGTGAAGGCATCGGACCTGGCGAGCACGATGATGGCCTGCCTGCCGGAACGCGAGGGAGCAGACGCGTGGCTCACCACGCTGTTCGACGCCGAGCCGCGCTGGTCGCTCGACGGGAACACCTTCACGCTCACCGGCGACGACATCACGGTCTCGCTCGAGGACGAGAAGGTCGCCGACCCCGCTCTGCCGATCACCGGTACCGAGTGGGTGGTGACCTCGCTGCGCACCGCCGACGCCGTCGTCAGGTCGGTCGCCCTGGAGAACGCCGCGCCGACACTCACCCTGGCCGACGACGGCACCCTCACCGGGAACACGGGGTGCAACGAGATCGGCGGCAGCGCCGAGGTCGGCGACGATGTCATCCTGTTCGAACCGCTCACCATGACCCGCGCAGGCTGCGCCGATCCCGAGGTCGCCGACATCGAGACGCACATCCTGAACGTGCTCGCAGGTGAGACCACCTACACCGTCCAGGGCTCGTCGATGACCCTCACCGCAGCGAACGGCACCGACGGACTGGAGTTCACGGCCCGCTGA
- a CDS encoding META domain-containing protein yields the protein MPGAVRVVVVLALGALLSGCGMFGSSPSDPIGRRYVSTEVEGRPIPGGGPLQLSFPARERVAASAGCNRFTGTADLSGSRIRAGTLASTRMACPPPRDGADDWVRTLFAGTPRWTLDGEVLTLTTSAVTVTLTERTDGG from the coding sequence ATGCCGGGAGCAGTCCGCGTGGTCGTCGTCCTCGCACTGGGTGCGCTGCTGTCCGGGTGCGGAATGTTCGGGTCGTCGCCGTCCGACCCGATCGGTCGCCGTTACGTCTCGACCGAGGTCGAGGGGCGGCCGATCCCCGGCGGCGGTCCGCTCCAGTTGTCGTTCCCCGCTCGGGAGCGGGTCGCGGCGTCCGCCGGATGCAACCGGTTCACCGGCACCGCCGACCTGTCCGGGAGCAGGATCCGCGCCGGGACGCTCGCGTCCACGAGAATGGCGTGTCCTCCCCCGCGCGACGGTGCCGACGACTGGGTGCGGACGCTGTTCGCGGGCACACCCCGGTGGACTCTCGACGGGGAGGTGCTCACCCTGACCACCAGCGCGGTGACCGTCACCCTCACCGAACGTACGGACGGGGGCTGA
- a CDS encoding nucleosidase: protein MNGILVVSATRAEAAHVPERYETVITGIGKVDAAVAVTAALAGYPADARPLVVNIGTAGALHTHHSGLFLPSAAINHDISSEILKSLGHPVQDVVQIDDGDGSVLATGDSFVSDAEIRDALSARADLVDMEGFAVAYAARRMGARCRLVKHVSDRADDSALDWPQQVDRSAQELARWLVERY, encoded by the coding sequence GTGAACGGGATCCTCGTCGTATCCGCAACCCGCGCCGAGGCGGCGCACGTCCCGGAACGCTACGAGACGGTGATCACCGGGATCGGGAAGGTCGACGCGGCGGTCGCCGTCACCGCGGCGCTCGCGGGGTATCCGGCCGACGCGCGGCCGCTCGTCGTGAACATCGGCACCGCCGGCGCATTGCACACCCACCACTCGGGACTGTTCCTGCCGTCCGCCGCGATCAACCACGACATCAGCAGCGAGATCCTGAAGAGCCTCGGTCACCCCGTGCAGGACGTCGTGCAGATCGACGACGGTGACGGCAGCGTGCTCGCCACCGGTGATTCGTTCGTCTCGGACGCCGAGATCCGCGACGCGCTGTCCGCGCGCGCCGATCTCGTCGACATGGAGGGTTTCGCGGTCGCCTATGCCGCCCGCCGCATGGGTGCGCGGTGCCGGCTCGTCAAGCACGTGAGCGACCGGGCCGACGATTCGGCGCTCGACTGGCCGCAGCAGGTCGACCGCAGTGCGCAGGAACTCGCCCGCTGGCTCGTCGAGCGTTACTGA
- a CDS encoding fructosamine kinase family protein translates to MSTGDVFRKHDPHAQPDFFRAEAAGLAWLADAGMPVAAVRSVSEHHIELERIAEASPSVEAAREFGAALARMHDVGAAGFGAAPDDYDGPLFIGRRPMSRTVHDTWGTFYVAERVLPFLRIAVEAGSVTDRQRHDIEAACDLVAAGAFDDEDPPARLHGDLWNGNVLWSPRGVVLIDPAAHGGHRETDLAMLALFGCPYLGGVVDGYESAHPLRAGWEQRVPVHQLHPLAVHAAGYGAGYGRELHRAALATLELGGST, encoded by the coding sequence GTGAGCACCGGAGACGTCTTCCGCAAACACGACCCGCACGCGCAACCGGATTTCTTCCGGGCCGAGGCGGCCGGTCTGGCCTGGCTCGCCGATGCCGGTATGCCGGTGGCGGCGGTGCGGTCGGTGAGCGAGCACCACATCGAACTCGAGCGGATCGCCGAGGCATCCCCGTCCGTCGAGGCCGCACGGGAGTTCGGTGCCGCACTCGCCCGGATGCACGACGTGGGCGCCGCCGGTTTCGGTGCGGCACCCGACGATTACGACGGGCCGCTGTTCATCGGCCGCCGCCCCATGAGCCGCACCGTGCACGACACCTGGGGAACGTTCTACGTCGCAGAGCGGGTGCTGCCCTTCCTGCGCATCGCGGTCGAGGCGGGCAGCGTCACCGACCGTCAGCGCCACGACATCGAGGCCGCCTGCGATCTCGTCGCCGCCGGCGCCTTCGACGACGAGGATCCGCCCGCGCGCCTGCACGGAGACCTGTGGAACGGCAACGTGCTGTGGTCGCCGCGCGGCGTCGTCCTGATCGATCCGGCCGCGCACGGTGGCCACCGCGAGACGGATCTGGCGATGCTCGCGCTCTTCGGTTGCCCGTACCTGGGCGGGGTCGTCGACGGCTACGAGTCGGCACATCCGCTGCGTGCCGGATGGGAGCAGCGGGTGCCCGTGCACCAGCTGCATCCACTGGCGGTGCACGCCGCGGGATACGGTGCCGGGTACGGGCGGGAGCTGCACCGGGCGGCACTCGCGACCCTCGAACTCGGAGGCAGTACGTGA
- the nadE gene encoding ammonia-dependent NAD(+) synthetase, which produces MTNLRDRIIEELGVKPSIDPRAEIDARVQFLADYLRSTPAKGFVLGISGGQDSTLAGKLAQLAAEKLRAEGHTAEFVAVRLPYGKQADEHDALVALEFIGADRTLGVDVKPGADATASEAARALYGTETRLRDFVRGNIKARERMMIQYAIAGELGYLVVGTDHAAEAVTGFYTKYGDGGVDITPLAGLTKRQGAALLRELDAPESTWIKIPTADLEDDRPALPDEEALGMTYSEIDDYLEGKDVTDDLAKRLETKFLDTRHKRVMPVAPFDTWWREG; this is translated from the coding sequence ATGACGAACCTTCGCGATCGGATCATCGAAGAACTCGGGGTGAAACCCTCCATCGACCCACGCGCCGAGATCGACGCGCGGGTGCAGTTTCTCGCCGACTACCTGCGCAGCACTCCCGCGAAGGGATTCGTGCTCGGCATCAGCGGCGGGCAGGACAGCACACTCGCCGGCAAGCTCGCCCAGCTCGCCGCGGAGAAGCTCCGCGCCGAGGGCCACACGGCGGAGTTCGTCGCGGTCCGCCTGCCCTACGGCAAGCAGGCCGACGAGCACGACGCCCTCGTCGCACTGGAATTCATCGGAGCCGACCGCACTCTCGGTGTGGATGTGAAGCCCGGCGCCGACGCGACCGCCTCGGAAGCAGCTCGCGCGCTGTACGGCACCGAGACCCGTCTGCGCGACTTCGTGCGCGGCAACATCAAGGCCCGCGAACGCATGATGATCCAGTACGCGATCGCCGGAGAACTCGGCTACCTCGTGGTCGGCACCGACCACGCCGCCGAAGCGGTGACCGGCTTCTACACCAAGTACGGCGACGGCGGCGTCGACATCACCCCCCTGGCCGGTCTCACGAAGCGGCAGGGTGCGGCGCTGCTGCGCGAACTCGACGCGCCCGAGAGCACCTGGATCAAGATCCCCACCGCTGATCTCGAGGACGACCGTCCCGCGCTGCCCGACGAGGAAGCGCTCGGCATGACCTACAGCGAGATCGACGACTATCTCGAGGGCAAGGACGTCACCGACGACCTCGCCAAGCGCCTCGAGACCAAGTTCCTCGACACGCGGCACAAGCGCGTGATGCCCGTGGCGCCCTTCGACACCTGGTGGCGCGAGGGTTAG
- a CDS encoding MoaD/ThiS family protein encodes MAEVTTGIEVRYFAAAADAAGREKDTIDLPEGADLGALRAVLVDRYGAGMERVLSVAAFLLEPGDGGTGELTRDLGRPAGSRVDVLPPFAGG; translated from the coding sequence GTGGCTGAGGTGACGACCGGGATCGAGGTGCGGTACTTCGCGGCCGCAGCGGATGCGGCCGGACGCGAGAAGGACACGATCGACCTGCCGGAGGGTGCCGATCTCGGCGCGCTGCGTGCCGTGCTCGTCGATCGTTACGGCGCCGGCATGGAGCGGGTCCTGTCGGTGGCGGCCTTTCTGCTCGAACCCGGCGATGGTGGCACGGGCGAACTCACCCGGGACCTCGGCCGACCGGCCGGGTCCCGAGTGGACGTCCTGCCGCCCTTCGCGGGTGGCTAA
- the moaA gene encoding GTP 3',8-cyclase MoaA, which translates to MTAVDMGIPVVRDRADDVSDRPDVPELLDRFGRIARDLRVSLTEKCSLRCTYCMPAEGLPEIPRDQLLTSAEIVRLVGIATGRLGVHEVRFTGGEPLMRRDLEEIVAGCAQQTPGLPIALTTNAVGLRHRARALADAGLTRVNISLDTIDREHFARLTRRDRLDSVLDGIRAAVAAGLGRVKVNAVLMPETLEGAADLLAWCLDEGVELRFIEQMPLDADQNWARSQMVPAQQLLDVLGQRFTLTETEREDPSAPAERWLVDGGPATVGIIASVTRSFCSDCDRTRLTAEGTVRSCLFSDRETDLRAALRGGATDDELAALWRGAMWNKWAGHGMDAADFAPPQRSMGAIGG; encoded by the coding sequence ATGACAGCGGTGGACATGGGCATCCCGGTCGTGCGCGATCGCGCAGACGACGTGTCCGATCGGCCCGACGTGCCCGAGCTGCTCGATCGCTTCGGGCGCATCGCCCGCGACCTACGTGTGTCCCTCACCGAGAAGTGCTCGTTGCGCTGCACCTACTGCATGCCGGCCGAGGGACTTCCCGAGATTCCGCGCGACCAGCTGCTCACGAGCGCCGAGATCGTGCGTCTGGTGGGCATCGCGACCGGTCGGCTCGGTGTCCACGAGGTGCGCTTCACCGGTGGGGAACCGCTCATGCGCCGCGATCTCGAGGAGATCGTCGCCGGATGTGCGCAGCAGACCCCGGGGCTGCCGATCGCGCTGACCACCAATGCGGTCGGTCTCCGGCACCGTGCGCGGGCGTTGGCGGACGCCGGACTGACCCGCGTGAACATCTCCCTCGACACCATCGACCGCGAGCACTTCGCGCGGCTCACGCGCCGCGACCGGCTCGATTCGGTGCTCGACGGCATCCGCGCCGCGGTGGCCGCCGGACTGGGACGGGTCAAGGTCAACGCCGTCCTGATGCCGGAGACCCTCGAGGGCGCGGCCGACCTGCTCGCGTGGTGCCTCGACGAGGGCGTGGAACTGCGGTTCATCGAGCAGATGCCTCTCGACGCCGATCAGAACTGGGCGCGCTCGCAGATGGTGCCGGCCCAGCAGTTGCTCGACGTGCTCGGGCAGCGGTTCACGCTCACGGAGACCGAACGCGAGGACCCGTCCGCGCCGGCCGAACGCTGGCTCGTCGACGGCGGACCGGCGACCGTCGGCATCATCGCGTCGGTGACGCGGTCGTTCTGCAGCGACTGCGACCGCACGCGGTTGACGGCCGAGGGAACGGTCCGGTCCTGCCTGTTCAGCGACCGGGAGACCGACCTGCGCGCCGCTCTGCGAGGCGGCGCCACCGACGACGAACTCGCCGCGCTGTGGCGCGGGGCGATGTGGAACAAGTGGGCCGGACACGGCATGGACGCGGCGGACTTCGCGCCGCCGCAGCGGAGCATGGGAGCTATCGGTGGCTGA
- a CDS encoding molybdopterin molybdotransferase MoeA, translating to MTSGRRSVEEHEQHVAALLDPLRKKSPLRVPLAHALHRTLAEDIESPLDLPPFRNSQMDGYAVRAGDLASTPTDLPVQGVLAAGDTVAALEPGHALKIMTGAPVPDGADAVVPVEDTRATTPDSDGVGTVTVERSVTPGTYVREAGTDVRKGDLLLPAGTVLAARHIAALAAVGLTSIPVRARPRVAIISTGSELVTAGSELGPGQIFNSNGPALAASASANGADVVTIDHCHDDPEEFVTMLEHAVGVADVVFTSGGVSKGDFEVVKDTLAPRGGQFVSVAMQPGGPQGTAVVDGVPILTFPGNPVSALVSFEVFARPALRAAAGYPPVVCESLPLTEDLTSIPGRRQFLRGRLDENGVTPFRGHGSHLVAGLAAADVLLDIPADTTSLEAGDLVKVRIL from the coding sequence ATGACGAGCGGCAGGCGGTCCGTGGAGGAACACGAACAGCACGTGGCGGCGTTGCTCGACCCGTTGCGGAAGAAGAGCCCGTTGCGTGTGCCGCTCGCGCACGCGCTGCACCGCACCCTCGCGGAGGACATCGAGTCGCCGCTGGACCTGCCGCCCTTCCGCAACTCCCAGATGGACGGCTACGCGGTCCGCGCCGGCGATCTCGCGTCGACCCCCACCGACCTGCCCGTCCAGGGCGTGCTGGCTGCGGGCGACACCGTCGCGGCACTCGAACCGGGACACGCGCTGAAGATCATGACGGGCGCGCCCGTCCCGGACGGCGCCGACGCCGTCGTCCCGGTCGAGGACACCCGTGCGACCACTCCCGACTCGGACGGCGTCGGCACGGTAACCGTGGAGCGCAGCGTCACGCCCGGCACCTATGTGCGTGAGGCGGGAACCGATGTCCGCAAGGGCGATCTGCTGCTTCCCGCGGGCACGGTCCTCGCTGCCCGTCACATCGCCGCGCTCGCCGCCGTCGGCCTGACCTCGATCCCCGTCCGCGCACGACCGCGGGTCGCGATCATCTCGACCGGCAGCGAACTCGTCACCGCAGGGAGCGAACTCGGGCCGGGCCAGATCTTCAACTCGAACGGACCGGCGCTGGCCGCGAGCGCGTCGGCCAACGGTGCCGACGTCGTGACCATCGACCACTGCCACGACGATCCGGAGGAGTTCGTGACGATGCTCGAACACGCCGTGGGCGTCGCCGACGTCGTGTTCACCTCGGGCGGAGTGTCGAAAGGCGACTTCGAGGTCGTGAAGGACACGCTCGCGCCGCGGGGCGGGCAGTTCGTCTCGGTGGCGATGCAGCCGGGCGGCCCTCAGGGCACCGCCGTGGTCGACGGCGTGCCGATCCTGACCTTCCCCGGCAATCCCGTCAGCGCGCTCGTCTCGTTCGAGGTGTTCGCGCGACCTGCACTGCGGGCCGCCGCCGGCTATCCGCCCGTCGTGTGCGAGAGCCTGCCGCTCACCGAGGATCTCACGTCGATCCCGGGACGCCGGCAGTTCCTGCGCGGGCGACTCGACGAGAACGGGGTGACCCCCTTCCGCGGGCACGGGTCGCATCTCGTCGCCGGACTCGCCGCCGCCGACGTGCTCCTCGACATCCCCGCCGACACCACCTCCCTCGAAGCCGGAGACCTCGTGAAAGTACGGATCCTGTGA
- the moaCB gene encoding bifunctional molybdenum cofactor biosynthesis protein MoaC/MoaB, with protein sequence MTDLSHLDDQGRARMVDVSSKTDTTRIAVAAGELVTTPEVVALVRADDMPKADVLATARIAGIAAAKRTWELIPLCHQLALSSVKVMFDFTDTSITIEATAKTKGPTGVEMEALTAVAVAGLTLHDMVKAVDPAAVLDGVRLISKEGGKRGHWTRDDAPGRDETTGTDEQPVEETGRSAAVVVASTGVAAGTREDRTGPLIRSWLEDKGFTVRGPLVHADADIAAGLADAVRPGPALVVTTGGTGASPTDATPEATLALLDRELPGIAESIRQRGLEVTPHAVLSRGVAGLVGHTVVVNLPGSPGGVKDGLAALDPILDHLLAQVAGGGAHE encoded by the coding sequence GTGACCGACCTCAGCCACCTGGACGACCAGGGACGCGCCCGCATGGTGGACGTCTCCTCGAAGACCGACACCACACGGATCGCCGTGGCGGCAGGCGAACTCGTCACCACTCCCGAGGTGGTCGCGCTCGTCCGCGCCGACGACATGCCCAAGGCCGACGTCCTGGCCACGGCCCGCATCGCCGGCATCGCGGCGGCGAAACGCACCTGGGAGCTCATCCCCCTGTGCCACCAGCTGGCGCTGTCGTCGGTGAAGGTGATGTTCGACTTCACCGACACCTCGATCACGATCGAGGCCACCGCGAAGACCAAGGGCCCGACCGGAGTCGAGATGGAGGCGCTCACCGCGGTCGCCGTCGCCGGCCTGACCCTGCACGACATGGTCAAGGCCGTGGATCCGGCCGCCGTTCTCGACGGTGTGCGGTTGATCTCGAAGGAGGGCGGCAAGCGCGGCCACTGGACCCGCGACGACGCACCCGGCCGGGACGAGACCACCGGCACCGACGAACAGCCCGTGGAGGAGACCGGACGCTCCGCCGCGGTGGTCGTCGCGTCGACCGGTGTCGCCGCGGGCACCCGCGAGGACCGCACCGGACCGCTCATCCGGTCGTGGCTCGAGGACAAGGGATTCACGGTCCGCGGCCCCCTCGTCCACGCGGACGCCGACATCGCCGCAGGTCTCGCCGACGCGGTCCGCCCCGGCCCTGCCCTGGTCGTCACGACCGGCGGAACCGGGGCGTCGCCGACCGACGCGACCCCCGAAGCGACTCTCGCCCTGCTCGATCGTGAACTGCCCGGCATCGCGGAGTCGATCCGGCAGCGCGGACTCGAGGTCACCCCGCACGCCGTGCTCTCGCGCGGCGTCGCCGGTCTCGTCGGCCACACGGTCGTCGTGAACCTGCCCGGCTCGCCCGGCGGGGTGAAGGACGGTCTCGCCGCCCTCGACCCGATCCTCGACCATCTGTTGGCACAAGTCGCAGGAGGCGGCGCTCATGAGTGA
- a CDS encoding molybdenum cofactor biosynthesis protein MoaE, producing the protein MSELLARISSEPLDPAAVDAAVAGAEHGAVVLFTGVVRNHDGGQSVTALQYQAHPDAEAFLRRCCEDVAMKSGLPVAAVHRVGDLTIGDLALVAAVAAPHRAEAFATCAELVERIKAEVPIWKRQHFTEGASEWVGL; encoded by the coding sequence ATGAGTGAACTACTGGCCCGGATCTCCTCGGAGCCGCTCGATCCCGCAGCGGTGGACGCCGCGGTGGCAGGCGCCGAACACGGTGCGGTGGTGCTCTTCACCGGTGTCGTCCGCAATCACGACGGTGGACAGTCGGTGACCGCGCTGCAGTACCAGGCCCACCCGGATGCCGAAGCGTTCCTGCGGCGGTGCTGCGAGGACGTCGCGATGAAGTCCGGGCTCCCGGTCGCGGCGGTGCACCGAGTGGGCGATCTCACCATCGGCGATCTCGCGCTGGTCGCGGCGGTCGCCGCCCCGCACCGCGCCGAAGCCTTCGCCACCTGCGCCGAACTGGTGGAACGTATCAAGGCCGAGGTGCCGATCTGGAAGCGTCAGCACTTCACCGAGGGCGCCTCGGAATGGGTGGGTCTGTAG
- a CDS encoding DEAD/DEAH box helicase: MTTSFSDLGVPRPLVATLNDAGITSPFPIQVDTLPDTLAGRDVLGRGRTGSGKTLAFSIPLAARLAGRSTRAAGRPRGLILAPTRELATQIAAAIEPLAHSSGLKVTTIFGGVSQKRQVEALRRGVDIVIACPGRLEDLMRQKFVVLDDIEVTVLDEADHMADLGFLPGVTRILTATPKDGQRLLFSATLDNGVDKLVKRFLKNPVMHSVDEATSPVAAMTHHVFDVAGMDAKKDLVRALASGTGRRILFMRTKHQARKLAKQLTDSGIPAVDLHGNLSQNARDRNLAAFSSGEARVLVATDVAARGVHVDDVELVVHVDPPAEHKAYLHRSGRTARAGSTGDVVTVVLPDQRRDLAAIMRKAAIDVTPVKVTADSEHVLKLVGEIAPYVAPAPKQAAAPSRPQRNGGSRRSSAPRQGSGSGQRSSSSGQRSAGGQRSSGGQRAAGGQRSAGQGAAAATGGRRRPQRRTSAAR, encoded by the coding sequence ATGACCACATCATTTTCCGATCTCGGGGTGCCCCGCCCGCTCGTCGCCACGCTGAACGACGCCGGGATCACCAGCCCCTTCCCCATCCAGGTGGACACCCTCCCCGACACCCTCGCCGGTCGCGACGTGCTCGGACGCGGACGTACGGGTAGCGGTAAGACCCTGGCCTTCTCGATCCCGCTCGCTGCTCGCCTCGCCGGGCGGAGCACCCGGGCGGCCGGCCGTCCGCGCGGCCTGATCCTGGCTCCCACCCGCGAGTTGGCGACCCAGATCGCCGCGGCCATCGAACCGCTCGCGCATTCGTCCGGCCTGAAGGTCACCACGATCTTCGGTGGCGTGTCGCAGAAGCGCCAGGTCGAGGCCCTCCGTCGCGGCGTCGACATCGTCATCGCCTGCCCGGGCCGCCTCGAGGACCTCATGCGCCAGAAGTTCGTCGTGCTCGACGACATCGAGGTCACCGTGCTCGACGAGGCCGATCACATGGCCGACCTCGGCTTCCTGCCCGGCGTCACCCGCATCCTCACGGCGACGCCGAAAGACGGCCAGCGCCTGCTGTTCTCGGCCACCCTGGACAACGGCGTCGACAAGCTCGTCAAGCGGTTCCTGAAGAACCCGGTCATGCACTCGGTCGACGAGGCCACCTCCCCCGTCGCCGCGATGACCCACCACGTCTTCGACGTCGCGGGCATGGATGCGAAGAAGGACCTCGTCCGCGCCCTCGCCTCGGGTACCGGTCGCCGAATCCTGTTCATGCGCACCAAGCATCAGGCCCGCAAGCTCGCCAAGCAGCTCACCGACTCCGGCATCCCGGCGGTGGACCTGCACGGCAATCTCTCCCAGAACGCCCGCGACCGCAATCTCGCCGCGTTCTCGTCGGGTGAGGCCCGGGTGCTCGTGGCGACGGACGTCGCCGCACGCGGTGTCCACGTCGACGACGTCGAACTCGTCGTGCACGTCGATCCCCCGGCCGAGCACAAGGCGTACCTGCACCGCTCCGGTCGCACGGCCCGCGCCGGCAGCACCGGCGACGTCGTCACCGTCGTCCTGCCCGACCAGCGCCGGGATCTCGCGGCCATCATGCGCAAGGCCGCCATCGACGTCACCCCCGTCAAGGTGACGGCGGATTCCGAGCACGTGCTGAAGCTCGTCGGCGAGATCGCGCCGTACGTCGCGCCGGCCCCGAAGCAGGCTGCCGCGCCGTCGCGTCCGCAGCGCAACGGTGGTAGCCGCCGTTCGTCGGCTCCCCGCCAGGGCTCCGGTTCGGGTCAGCGTTCCTCGTCGAGCGGACAGCGTTCCGCCGGTGGTCAGCGATCCTCCGGTGGGCAGCGCGCGGCCGGCGGCCAGCGTTCGGCCGGTCAGGGCGCTGCAGCTGCCACCGGTGGCCGTCGTCGCCCCCAGCGCCGTACCTCCGCCGCTCGCTGA
- a CDS encoding CobW family GTP-binding protein gives MAKKQIPVIVVAGFLGAGKTTLLNHLLRNTRGARIGVIVNDFGSVNIDSMMVAGQVDSMVSLSNGCLCCAVDVSDMDAMLDKLAHRSSDLDVIVVEASGLAEPRNMIRLVAGSENEYVSYGGLVLVVDAVEFDATAEQHPELEQHVALADLVLLNKTDRIDGDAHDDLLTRLCRLNSRAAVVSTDHGRIDPALLFDIPERPGPQPGEQLTLDQLLYEQNDHEHTHLHDGYDAITFESADALHPRVLVDFLENQPAGVFRIKGYVRVAAGLDTGTYLLHTVGDHIRFEPAGRGDDVPDGTQLVVIGADLDSDDVRERLRRCVPTEPVSADAMYAIHRFTPR, from the coding sequence ATGGCGAAGAAGCAGATCCCGGTGATCGTGGTGGCCGGATTTCTCGGCGCGGGGAAGACGACGCTGCTCAACCATCTGCTGCGCAACACCCGGGGTGCGCGGATCGGCGTGATCGTCAACGACTTCGGTTCCGTCAACATCGATTCGATGATGGTGGCGGGGCAGGTCGACTCGATGGTCTCGCTGAGCAACGGATGTCTGTGCTGCGCAGTCGATGTCAGCGACATGGATGCGATGCTCGACAAGCTCGCCCACCGCTCGTCCGATCTCGACGTGATCGTCGTCGAGGCGAGCGGACTCGCCGAGCCCCGCAACATGATCCGGCTCGTCGCCGGCTCGGAGAACGAATACGTCTCCTACGGTGGCCTCGTCCTGGTCGTCGACGCGGTGGAGTTCGACGCGACCGCGGAGCAGCATCCCGAACTCGAACAGCACGTGGCGCTCGCCGATCTGGTGCTGCTCAACAAGACCGACCGGATCGACGGCGACGCCCACGACGATCTGCTGACCCGCCTGTGCCGGCTCAACTCCCGCGCCGCCGTCGTCTCGACCGACCACGGTCGCATCGACCCGGCGTTGCTGTTCGACATCCCGGAGCGGCCGGGGCCGCAGCCGGGGGAGCAGCTCACCCTCGACCAGTTGCTCTACGAGCAGAACGACCACGAGCACACCCATCTGCACGACGGCTACGACGCGATCACCTTCGAGTCCGCAGATGCACTGCACCCCCGCGTGCTGGTGGATTTTCTCGAGAACCAGCCCGCGGGGGTGTTCCGTATCAAGGGATACGTGCGAGTTGCTGCCGGATTGGACACCGGCACCTATCTGTTGCACACCGTCGGCGACCACATCCGGTTCGAACCGGCGGGTCGCGGCGACGACGTGCCCGACGGGACGCAACTCGTCGTCATCGGTGCCGATCTGGACTCCGACGACGTACGCGAGCGCCTACGCCGCTGTGTGCCGACCGAACCGGTGTCCGCGGACGCGATGTACGCGATACACCGATTCACGCCCCGCTGA